In a single window of the Methylococcus sp. Mc7 genome:
- a CDS encoding vWA domain-containing protein, giving the protein MKPRFGRSFAGLAVAALLTLLAWADPRIPAERPVFRYLFVLDITQSMNARDYHLDGLPADRLGFAKAALRRAIADLPCGSEAGLGLFTTQNVELLFEPLEVCRHAGVIEDVLEHVDWRMAWAADSFIVQGLNAALRMVKKRDPALRLVFLSDGQQTPDDPVRPELQVKPGDVQGLIVGVGDVKPVPVPRLDRENRPLGFWEKADILAPVTTTAYLDASSDTTHRRGNDGSLYLSWLHETELKEFANTAGLGYLRLDAPETLGRALRDPGLGELRRVPTGIGWMLALGAWVLVLWPHLAPDRRVRHVSA; this is encoded by the coding sequence ATGAAGCCGCGCTTCGGCCGGTCCTTCGCCGGGCTGGCGGTGGCCGCGCTGCTCACCCTGCTGGCCTGGGCCGATCCCCGGATTCCGGCGGAACGGCCGGTCTTCCGCTACCTGTTCGTGCTCGACATCACCCAGAGCATGAACGCCCGCGACTACCACCTCGATGGCCTGCCCGCCGATCGGCTGGGCTTCGCCAAGGCCGCCCTCCGCCGTGCCATCGCCGACCTGCCCTGCGGCTCCGAAGCCGGTCTCGGCCTGTTCACCACCCAGAACGTGGAGCTGCTGTTCGAGCCGCTGGAAGTCTGCCGCCATGCCGGCGTGATCGAGGACGTGCTGGAACACGTCGACTGGCGCATGGCCTGGGCCGCCGACAGCTTCATCGTCCAGGGGCTCAACGCCGCGCTGCGCATGGTGAAGAAGCGCGATCCGGCCTTGCGGCTGGTGTTCCTCAGCGACGGCCAGCAGACGCCGGACGATCCGGTCAGACCGGAGCTCCAGGTCAAGCCGGGTGACGTCCAAGGGCTCATCGTCGGCGTAGGCGACGTCAAGCCGGTGCCGGTGCCTCGGCTCGACCGGGAAAACCGCCCACTGGGCTTCTGGGAAAAAGCCGACATCCTGGCGCCTGTAACCACCACGGCCTACCTCGACGCATCCAGCGACACCACTCACCGGCGCGGAAACGACGGCAGCCTGTATCTCTCCTGGCTGCACGAGACGGAACTCAAGGAATTCGCCAACACGGCCGGGTTGGGCTATCTGCGGCTCGATGCACCGGAAACGCTGGGCCGGGCGCTGCGCGATCCAGGACTCGGCGAGCTGCGCCGAGTACCCACCGGCATCGGCTGGATGCTCGCCCTCGGAGCCTGGGTGCTGGTACTCTGGCCGCATCTCGCTCCGGACCGGAGGGTTCGCCATGTCTCCGCCTAA
- a CDS encoding MxaK protein, which translates to MVTKVKLRESAASAVLVLGLGITGWSGYQLFVVARENAAIDDPRNVSLDEDTAPEVVLAKAQALDLGGDYQEALRLYHTIRNDPVPAFRQRVHYNMGTIYLREAAGLWNARGVLEYARVNALVAMAKENLKEALRLNPDDQDARFNLEYAFRITPPPKEKEKANWQGTKSSVFSTLPGIPGGGP; encoded by the coding sequence ATGGTGACGAAGGTCAAACTGCGCGAGAGCGCCGCCTCGGCCGTCCTCGTCCTCGGCTTGGGAATAACCGGATGGTCCGGTTACCAGCTGTTCGTCGTGGCGCGGGAGAATGCCGCCATCGACGATCCGCGGAACGTTTCCCTGGACGAAGACACGGCGCCGGAAGTGGTCCTGGCCAAGGCGCAGGCGCTGGACCTCGGGGGCGACTACCAGGAAGCGCTGAGGCTCTACCACACGATCCGGAACGACCCGGTCCCGGCGTTCCGGCAGCGGGTCCATTACAACATGGGCACGATCTATCTGCGCGAGGCGGCCGGCCTGTGGAACGCCCGTGGCGTGCTGGAATACGCCCGCGTCAATGCCCTGGTGGCGATGGCCAAGGAAAATCTGAAGGAAGCCCTGCGGCTGAACCCGGACGACCAGGACGCGCGCTTCAATCTGGAATACGCCTTCCGTATCACTCCGCCGCCCAAGGAAAAAGAAAAGGCCAACTGGCAGGGCACCAAGTCCTCCGTGTTCTCCACCCTGCCGGGCATACCCGGAGGCGGCCCATGA
- a CDS encoding vWA domain-containing protein, with protein MNFGFASPWWLLLGTGALLPWLRPGQSAVDYSCAAMIPEDRLSAAIDRGLRALASLALLALAAGIAGPYALEQWEERLGTGAHIVLLMDRSSSMNENFSGRYLGGTAGESKNAVARRLLSDFVRRRGDDLFAMAAFSAAPRYVMPLTQDREAVLAAIDSIGDRGHGITNIAPGLAMALDFFNGKPATGARIILLVSDGATRIEEESQDMIRQWFQDSQARLHWIYLRSKNSAPLGRAPTGSSEDASSEYLLHQYFQSLGVPYTAYEAENPQAVEDAIADVGRLANQPLRYLEKVPRQDLSGWFYGCALILLVPLIAAKSLEVRAW; from the coding sequence ATGAACTTCGGATTCGCCTCCCCCTGGTGGCTGCTGCTCGGCACCGGCGCCCTGCTGCCCTGGCTGCGTCCGGGCCAGTCCGCAGTGGACTACTCCTGCGCGGCCATGATCCCGGAAGACCGGCTTTCCGCCGCCATCGACCGCGGACTGCGTGCCCTGGCTTCGCTGGCGCTGCTGGCGCTCGCCGCGGGCATCGCCGGCCCTTACGCGCTGGAACAATGGGAGGAGCGGCTGGGCACCGGGGCCCACATCGTCCTGCTCATGGACCGCAGCAGCAGCATGAACGAAAACTTCTCGGGACGTTACCTCGGCGGCACCGCCGGCGAATCCAAGAACGCCGTCGCCCGCCGGCTGCTGTCGGACTTCGTGCGGCGGCGCGGCGACGATCTGTTCGCCATGGCCGCCTTCAGCGCAGCACCGCGCTACGTGATGCCCTTGACCCAGGACCGCGAGGCGGTGCTGGCCGCCATCGACAGCATCGGCGACCGCGGCCACGGCATCACCAACATCGCGCCGGGCCTCGCCATGGCGCTGGATTTCTTCAACGGCAAGCCCGCGACCGGCGCCCGCATCATCCTGCTGGTCTCCGACGGCGCCACCCGCATCGAGGAGGAATCGCAGGACATGATCCGGCAATGGTTCCAGGACAGCCAGGCGCGGCTGCATTGGATCTATCTCCGCAGCAAGAACAGCGCGCCGCTGGGGCGGGCACCCACGGGGTCCAGCGAGGATGCCTCGTCCGAATACCTGCTGCACCAATACTTCCAGAGCCTGGGGGTACCCTACACGGCCTACGAAGCGGAGAATCCGCAGGCGGTGGAAGACGCCATCGCCGACGTCGGGCGGCTGGCCAACCAGCCCCTGCGCTACCTCGAAAAGGTGCCCAGACAGGACCTCTCCGGATGGTTCTACGGCTGCGCCCTGATCCTGCTCGTGCCCCTGATCGCCGCCAAATCCCTGGAGGTGCGCGCATGGTGA
- a CDS encoding DUF58 domain-containing protein, whose product MIPEFHYRVRWRAAGAHPGHHASHQTGGGYEFAGHVPLSAFPDPRNIDAHATLNDPFGQLMVKTFRQRSAIPVFVLADLSASMGFAGKAQVLAEFAAAAAYSAYRSGDPFGLIVCGEAIRWDLCLPLRWHKGGLPADTAEGLARVRPGARNAAALEDAVPHLGRGRALVLLVSDFHLDDAFLESLLDALRPHDVVPVAVWSRAEYDTLPDWGLIHLRDPETGQRRRLFMRPTLRRRFRDAFRARRDRLRELAARHGAREPFLLEDRFDADALTRYFYET is encoded by the coding sequence GTGATCCCGGAGTTCCACTACCGGGTCCGCTGGCGCGCCGCCGGGGCGCATCCTGGCCACCACGCCAGCCATCAGACCGGCGGCGGCTACGAATTCGCCGGCCACGTGCCCCTCTCGGCCTTCCCGGACCCGCGCAACATCGACGCCCATGCCACCCTGAACGATCCCTTCGGACAGCTCATGGTGAAAACCTTCCGCCAGCGCAGCGCGATTCCGGTGTTCGTCCTCGCCGACCTGTCGGCCTCGATGGGCTTCGCGGGCAAGGCGCAGGTGCTGGCGGAATTTGCCGCAGCCGCGGCTTATTCCGCCTACCGCAGCGGCGACCCTTTCGGCCTCATCGTCTGCGGCGAGGCCATCCGCTGGGACCTCTGCCTGCCGCTGCGCTGGCACAAGGGCGGATTGCCGGCCGACACGGCCGAAGGTCTCGCCAGGGTCCGGCCGGGCGCCCGCAACGCCGCGGCGCTGGAAGACGCCGTGCCCCATCTCGGCCGCGGCAGGGCGCTGGTGCTGCTGGTATCCGACTTCCATCTGGACGATGCCTTCCTGGAATCGCTGCTCGACGCTCTGCGGCCCCACGACGTGGTGCCGGTCGCCGTGTGGAGCCGGGCCGAATACGATACGCTCCCCGACTGGGGACTGATCCATCTGCGCGATCCCGAGACCGGCCAGCGGCGGCGGTTGTTCATGCGCCCCACGCTCAGACGGCGATTCCGGGACGCGTTCCGGGCGCGGCGAGACCGCCTGCGGGAGCTGGCCGCCCGCCACGGCGCCCGCGAGCCGTTCCTGCTCGAGGACCGCTTCGACGCCGACGCGTTGACCCGGTATTTCTACGAGACCTGA
- a CDS encoding MoxR family ATPase — MSADLKQSQLADWRQRALAFEREVGKAVIGLERPIRHILIAVFARGHVMLEGDVGVGKTTLLRAVARCLGGAYERVEGTIDLMPNDLVYHTYINELGKPQVDPGPVLKHGEELSVFFFNEVNRARPQVHSLLLRIMAEHAVSAFNREHFFPYLQVFADRNRVEKEETFEIPSAARDRFMMELHIETPADPALRCALMFDPKFHDVDRLLDTLTPGLLPYREIPQIAPVIQQSVTASETLQQYALDLWEATRRPADYGVKLDGVDMDRLILAGASARGVSMMMRAARVSAWLDGREYVVPEDIHGVFRETIAHRVFFNPVYELRRTALIDELLDGIRQKVAAP; from the coding sequence ATGTCCGCTGACCTGAAACAATCTCAACTCGCCGACTGGCGCCAGCGCGCCCTGGCCTTCGAGCGCGAAGTCGGCAAGGCCGTGATCGGGCTGGAGCGGCCGATCCGCCACATCCTGATCGCCGTGTTCGCCCGCGGCCACGTGATGCTCGAGGGCGATGTCGGCGTGGGCAAAACCACCCTGCTGAGGGCCGTGGCGCGCTGCCTGGGCGGCGCCTACGAACGCGTCGAGGGCACCATCGACCTGATGCCGAACGACCTGGTCTACCACACCTACATCAACGAACTCGGCAAGCCGCAGGTCGATCCCGGCCCCGTGCTCAAGCACGGCGAGGAGCTCTCGGTCTTCTTCTTCAACGAGGTGAACCGCGCCCGCCCGCAGGTGCATTCGCTGCTGCTCCGGATCATGGCCGAACACGCCGTGAGCGCCTTCAACCGCGAGCATTTCTTCCCCTACCTGCAGGTCTTCGCCGACCGCAACCGGGTGGAGAAGGAGGAAACCTTCGAGATTCCGTCGGCGGCGCGCGACCGCTTCATGATGGAACTGCACATCGAGACGCCGGCCGACCCGGCGCTGCGCTGCGCCCTGATGTTCGACCCGAAGTTCCACGACGTCGACCGCCTGCTCGATACGCTGACGCCGGGCCTCCTGCCCTACCGCGAAATCCCGCAGATCGCGCCCGTCATCCAGCAATCGGTCACGGCCAGCGAGACCCTGCAGCAGTACGCGCTAGACCTGTGGGAAGCCACCCGCCGCCCGGCCGACTACGGGGTGAAACTGGACGGCGTCGACATGGACCGGCTGATCCTGGCCGGAGCCAGCGCCCGCGGCGTGAGCATGATGATGCGCGCCGCCCGGGTCTCGGCCTGGCTGGACGGCCGCGAATACGTCGTGCCGGAGGACATCCACGGCGTGTTCCGCGAGACCATCGCCCACCGCGTGTTCTTCAATCCGGTGTACGAACTGCGGCGGACGGCGCTGATCGACGAACTCCTGGACGGCATCCGCCAGAAGGTAGCGGCGCCGTGA
- a CDS encoding cold-shock protein, whose protein sequence is MSQVQQGTVKWFNETKGYGFIQRESGADLFVHFRSIQGEGFKTLKEGQRVSFVEVQGAKGPQADQVSVI, encoded by the coding sequence ATGAGTCAAGTTCAGCAGGGCACCGTTAAATGGTTCAATGAAACGAAAGGATACGGCTTCATTCAGCGCGAAAGTGGCGCCGATCTGTTCGTCCACTTCCGCTCCATCCAGGGCGAGGGCTTCAAGACCCTGAAGGAAGGCCAGCGGGTCAGCTTCGTGGAAGTCCAGGGCGCCAAAGGTCCGCAGGCGGATCAGGTCAGCGTCATCTGA
- a CDS encoding 4'-phosphopantetheinyl transferase superfamily protein: MASLVQNWLSEEEALRAARIGMAAARAQFVIGRTLLRYVLGHYLGREPASLGFAIGPHGKPALRGEGAEPDLQFNLSHSGDEIVLALAWRSPVGIDVEARRPLDRLDALARRCLAPSEQAELDGLAGAAATRAFFRFWVRKEALGKASGRGMALGLRHCVSSLAGPPRWLEIPPELGPAGGWSLAELPVRQGFDAAVTVRAANARYYWGGIGLDGENPKFENLKSLLYATPDCVLGNAAADSSRYPSR; encoded by the coding sequence TTGGCCTCCCTGGTTCAGAACTGGCTTTCCGAAGAAGAAGCCCTCCGCGCGGCCCGCATCGGTATGGCCGCGGCGAGGGCCCAGTTCGTCATCGGGCGTACGCTTTTGCGCTATGTGCTCGGCCATTATCTCGGCCGCGAACCGGCATCGCTCGGCTTTGCGATCGGCCCCCACGGCAAACCGGCGCTGCGCGGCGAAGGCGCTGAACCGGACCTTCAATTCAACCTCAGCCACTCCGGCGACGAGATCGTGCTGGCGCTGGCCTGGCGATCGCCGGTCGGGATCGACGTCGAGGCACGGCGCCCCCTGGATCGTCTCGATGCGCTGGCCCGGCGCTGTCTGGCGCCGAGCGAACAGGCGGAACTCGACGGCCTTGCCGGCGCAGCGGCGACCCGCGCCTTCTTCCGCTTCTGGGTGCGCAAGGAGGCATTGGGCAAAGCCTCGGGACGCGGCATGGCGCTGGGCCTTCGGCACTGCGTGTCCAGCCTCGCAGGCCCGCCGCGCTGGCTCGAGATCCCGCCGGAATTGGGTCCCGCCGGAGGCTGGTCGCTCGCCGAGCTTCCGGTCCGGCAAGGATTCGACGCCGCGGTCACGGTGCGCGCGGCGAACGCCCGGTATTACTGGGGCGGGATCGGACTCGACGGCGAAAATCCGAAGTTTGAAAACCTCAAATCGCTTCTGTATGCTACGCCGGACTGCGTATTGGGAAACGCGGCAGCGGATTCATCGCGGTACCCTTCCCGGTAA
- the pta gene encoding phosphate acetyltransferase: MSHAFYVAATEADAGKALVALGATEFALRKTTRVGFFRPVIPEAGVRDEDIALVLDHFALPQRYEESYALTYREAQALLSENRTDELLERIIAAYKKLEAGCDFIVCMGTDYLGEMASLEFELNCEIARNLGAPILMVGSALGRTLDEAVHPLAIAVDACRERGGRVAGAFLNKADPAALEACREALAGHFGDRVGLKAVLPFDARLGNPTVREIADRLEAEILSGEDRLDGLVSGYLVAAMQLQHALTWLREGQLVITLGDRGDIIIGMLQADRSARYPSLAGLLLSGGQRPEPSILNLIEGLPDSLPIISVSADTYTTATRALQVKSKLRAGDRGKIERSITAFNDHVDAERLESQVRNVRFDGITPRMFTYNLMQRAKADKRHIVLPEPTDSRVLRAAALLIEREAVRLTLLGSRQEVEKALRRHAIPLDPAVLDIVDPATDGRRESYAETYFQLRRHKGMTLDAARDCLLDVSYFGTMMVYRGDADGMVSGAVHTTQHTVLPALQIIKTRPGCSIVSSVFFMCLDGGVVVYGDCAVNPNPNAEQLAEIAISSADTAKAFGIEPRVALLSYSSGASGAGADVERVREATRIARERRPDLLLEGPIQYDAAVDAGVAAQKMPGSPVAGHATVFVFPDLNTGNNTYKAVQRETGALAIGPILQGLAKPVNDLSRGCTVADIVNTVVITAIQAQDAMASR; the protein is encoded by the coding sequence ATGAGCCATGCGTTCTACGTCGCGGCGACCGAAGCCGACGCCGGTAAGGCACTGGTGGCGCTCGGCGCGACCGAGTTCGCCTTGAGGAAAACCACGCGGGTCGGATTTTTCCGGCCGGTGATCCCCGAGGCCGGCGTCCGCGACGAAGACATCGCCCTCGTGCTCGATCATTTCGCTCTGCCGCAGCGCTACGAGGAGTCCTATGCCCTGACTTACCGGGAAGCGCAGGCCCTGCTCAGCGAAAACCGGACCGACGAACTGCTGGAACGGATCATCGCGGCCTACAAGAAGCTCGAAGCGGGCTGCGACTTCATCGTCTGCATGGGCACGGACTATCTCGGCGAGATGGCTTCCCTCGAGTTCGAGCTCAATTGCGAGATCGCGCGCAATCTGGGCGCGCCGATCCTCATGGTCGGCAGCGCCCTGGGAAGAACGCTGGACGAGGCGGTGCATCCGTTGGCGATCGCGGTGGACGCCTGTCGCGAGCGCGGCGGGCGGGTGGCCGGGGCATTCCTGAACAAGGCCGATCCGGCAGCGCTTGAGGCTTGCCGCGAAGCGCTGGCCGGACATTTCGGCGACAGGGTCGGGCTGAAGGCGGTCCTTCCTTTCGACGCCAGGCTCGGGAATCCCACCGTGCGGGAAATCGCGGACCGGCTGGAAGCGGAAATCCTGAGCGGCGAAGACCGCCTCGACGGGCTCGTCTCCGGCTATCTGGTCGCGGCCATGCAGTTGCAGCATGCCCTCACCTGGCTGCGGGAAGGACAGTTGGTCATCACGCTGGGAGACCGGGGCGACATCATCATCGGGATGTTGCAGGCGGACCGTTCGGCCCGCTATCCGTCGCTGGCCGGCCTGCTGCTGTCGGGCGGCCAGCGACCCGAACCTTCGATTCTGAACCTGATCGAGGGCCTGCCGGATTCCCTGCCCATCATTTCAGTGTCCGCGGATACCTATACGACCGCGACCCGGGCGCTCCAGGTCAAGAGCAAACTCAGGGCCGGCGACCGCGGAAAGATCGAACGCAGCATCACCGCCTTCAACGACCATGTCGACGCGGAACGCCTGGAATCCCAGGTGCGCAACGTCCGCTTCGACGGCATCACGCCGCGGATGTTCACCTACAACCTGATGCAGCGCGCCAAGGCCGACAAACGCCATATCGTGCTGCCCGAACCCACCGACTCCAGGGTGTTGCGCGCCGCCGCCCTCCTGATCGAGCGCGAGGCCGTCCGGCTCACCTTGCTGGGCTCCAGGCAGGAGGTCGAAAAAGCGCTGAGGCGGCACGCCATTCCCCTGGACCCCGCGGTTCTGGACATCGTCGACCCGGCCACCGACGGCCGGCGCGAATCCTATGCGGAAACCTATTTCCAACTGAGGCGGCACAAGGGTATGACGCTGGATGCCGCCCGCGATTGCCTGCTCGACGTCTCCTATTTCGGCACCATGATGGTCTACCGGGGCGATGCGGACGGCATGGTTTCCGGTGCCGTTCATACCACTCAGCATACCGTCCTGCCGGCCCTGCAGATCATCAAGACGCGGCCCGGCTGCTCGATCGTGTCGTCGGTGTTCTTCATGTGCCTGGACGGCGGTGTGGTCGTGTACGGGGACTGCGCGGTCAATCCCAACCCCAATGCCGAACAATTGGCGGAGATCGCCATCAGCTCGGCCGACACCGCGAAGGCTTTCGGAATCGAGCCCAGGGTGGCGCTGCTCTCCTATTCCTCCGGGGCCTCGGGGGCAGGGGCGGACGTCGAGCGGGTCCGGGAAGCGACCCGTATCGCCCGCGAACGCCGGCCGGACCTCCTGCTGGAAGGGCCGATCCAGTACGACGCCGCCGTCGATGCCGGCGTCGCCGCCCAGAAAATGCCGGGGTCGCCGGTGGCAGGCCACGCCACGGTGTTCGTGTTTCCCGACCTCAATACCGGCAACAACACCTACAAGGCCGTGCAGCGCGAAACCGGAGCGCTGGCCATCGGCCCCATCCTGCAAGGCCTCGCCAAGCCGGTCAACGATCTCAGCCGCGGCTGCACCGTGGCCGACATCGTCAACACGGTGGTGATTACGGCGATTCAGGCGCAGGACGCCATGGCCAGCAGGTAG
- a CDS encoding cation:proton antiporter, with product MAEHLYPSFFSELLVLLLASLASVLLFQRLRLPDILAYLFAGGLVGPFGFGMVTNGDNIHFLSELGLVFLMFELGLEFSVRQLLHLTRAVFGLGSLQMLLTLSAFASVLFFGLDWPVGATLVVAGSMALSSTALVIRELRSLKLINRHHAQLAVGVLIFQDLAALLGLILVPALAGNSEHALHEQLLHVVEKGGILVVILVGAGKWLLPPIFHEVARSRSEEIFVLTVLVIILLSAWLTQTFGLSMALGAFLTGVMLGEGEFRHQVEADIRPFKDILMGVFFASVGMQIDFGLLVQEGRIVLLGIALLIFAKAAVITLAARLMGESATTASKTGIILAQASEFGLALITLGAQLNVLAPRIASLALAIIVGSLILAPWLIRYNFEISQWIGRLAGQDVSGRDREMSRIPPHLSDHIILAGYGRVGQMIAKFLKNNGIPFIALDPDGNRIKEGRAAGDPVIYGSCARIDLLRRCHMERARLAILTFKSLSEARRIITQIRRQGYTLPIVVRTQNEADHAALIEAGADYVIPEMLESSLVIAAEVLNLLGYSKTVVQPQIDAERALHAQVKESSAPDREDG from the coding sequence ATGGCCGAACACCTCTACCCCAGCTTTTTCAGCGAACTCCTGGTACTGTTGCTGGCTTCCCTCGCCAGCGTGCTCCTGTTTCAGCGCCTGCGCCTGCCCGACATCCTGGCCTATCTGTTCGCCGGCGGCCTGGTGGGGCCGTTCGGCTTCGGGATGGTCACCAACGGCGACAACATTCATTTCTTGTCCGAGCTGGGACTGGTTTTCCTCATGTTCGAGCTGGGACTCGAATTTTCGGTCCGCCAGTTGCTGCATCTCACCCGCGCGGTGTTCGGCTTGGGTTCGTTGCAGATGCTGCTCACACTGTCGGCCTTCGCCTCGGTGCTTTTCTTCGGCCTGGACTGGCCCGTCGGCGCCACGCTGGTGGTGGCGGGATCCATGGCGCTGTCCTCGACGGCCCTGGTCATCCGCGAGCTGCGCTCGCTCAAGCTCATCAACCGGCACCATGCCCAGCTCGCGGTGGGCGTGCTGATCTTTCAGGATCTGGCCGCGCTCCTCGGCCTGATCCTGGTGCCCGCGCTGGCCGGAAACAGCGAGCACGCTCTGCACGAGCAACTGCTCCATGTCGTGGAAAAGGGGGGCATTCTGGTCGTGATACTGGTAGGCGCCGGCAAGTGGCTGCTGCCGCCCATCTTCCATGAGGTCGCCCGGAGCCGCTCGGAGGAAATCTTCGTCCTGACGGTGCTGGTCATCATCCTGCTATCGGCCTGGCTGACGCAGACCTTCGGCCTGTCCATGGCCCTGGGCGCATTCCTCACGGGGGTGATGCTCGGGGAGGGCGAATTCCGCCATCAGGTGGAAGCGGACATCCGCCCTTTCAAGGACATTCTGATGGGCGTGTTCTTCGCCAGCGTCGGCATGCAGATCGATTTCGGCCTGCTCGTGCAGGAAGGCCGCATCGTCCTGCTCGGCATCGCACTGCTGATCTTCGCCAAAGCCGCCGTCATCACCCTCGCCGCCCGGCTGATGGGCGAGTCGGCCACGACCGCGAGCAAGACCGGCATCATCCTGGCACAAGCCAGCGAATTCGGGCTGGCCCTGATCACGCTGGGGGCGCAATTGAACGTGCTCGCGCCGCGGATCGCCTCGCTGGCGCTGGCCATCATCGTCGGTAGCCTGATCCTCGCACCCTGGCTGATCCGCTACAACTTCGAGATCAGCCAATGGATCGGCCGGCTCGCCGGCCAAGATGTCTCGGGCCGCGACCGCGAGATGAGCCGGATTCCGCCGCACCTGTCCGACCACATCATCCTCGCCGGGTACGGACGGGTCGGCCAGATGATCGCCAAGTTCCTCAAGAACAACGGCATCCCCTTCATCGCCCTGGACCCGGACGGCAACCGGATCAAGGAAGGGCGCGCGGCGGGCGATCCTGTGATCTACGGCTCCTGCGCCCGAATCGACCTGCTGCGGCGCTGCCACATGGAGCGCGCCCGGCTCGCCATCCTGACCTTCAAGTCGCTGAGCGAAGCGCGCCGGATCATTACCCAGATACGCCGCCAGGGCTATACCCTGCCGATCGTCGTACGCACCCAGAACGAAGCAGACCACGCCGCACTGATCGAGGCCGGCGCCGATTACGTCATCCCGGAAATGCTGGAGTCGAGTCTGGTGATCGCGGCCGAAGTTCTGAACTTGCTGGGCTATTCCAAGACCGTGGTGCAGCCCCAGATCGACGCAGAGCGGGCGCTGCATGCACAGGTCAAGGAATCCTCCGCGCCGGATCGGGAGGATGGATAG
- a CDS encoding tetratricopeptide repeat protein, translating to MLAQVLKRAARVLADRGKRGVAGVSSSLEEARAMAASGDAEGAERAFASLLRQDPESPEALYDLGRLQGMRGELALAGRNLAKAVRLKPDFAEAWIDLGNVHQMSGGLAEAESAYRQALDLNPRFGLALRHWVGLQESLDWPGDAQWLLERWAGAAPDDAEIKAALGFLLLKRRFRPDLAIAHFDRALELGLNDAELHGNRGIALQDLGRIDEALASYEKALALEPENRSIRFHRALARLLVHDFENGWADYELRLLSEDRPKRPFPFPRWGGSSLSGKTILVYAEQGLGDEIMFASCLPDVIAQAGHCVIECHEKLAPIFRRSFPTATVHGGSQHDEPAWLSRLPPIDCCVPIGSLPLHFRRRLEDFPHHGGYLRADEARVSHWRRSLAELGPGLKVGIAWRGGTRQTRQSYRSIPLEALAPVLELAGAHFISLQYDECRHEIATLEAAQGLAIHHFPAAIADYDETAALLGALDLVISVCTAAVHLGGALGRPVWVMAPAGPEWRYGIGEGAMPWYPTCRVFRQAVPFAWEEVILRVKNELSAYLDEN from the coding sequence ATGCTTGCTCAGGTCCTCAAGCGGGCCGCAAGGGTATTGGCGGACCGCGGCAAGCGCGGAGTTGCCGGCGTTTCCAGCTCTCTGGAAGAGGCGCGCGCAATGGCGGCGTCGGGCGATGCGGAAGGCGCGGAGCGCGCTTTCGCCTCCCTCCTCCGGCAAGATCCGGAATCACCGGAGGCCCTGTACGACCTCGGGCGCTTGCAGGGCATGCGGGGCGAATTGGCGCTCGCCGGCCGGAATCTGGCGAAAGCGGTGCGGCTCAAACCCGATTTCGCGGAAGCCTGGATCGATCTCGGCAACGTCCACCAGATGTCCGGCGGCCTGGCGGAGGCGGAGTCGGCTTACCGGCAGGCGCTGGATCTGAATCCCCGTTTCGGCCTGGCGCTGCGGCACTGGGTGGGGTTGCAGGAATCGCTGGACTGGCCGGGGGATGCCCAGTGGCTCCTGGAGCGGTGGGCCGGCGCTGCCCCGGACGATGCCGAAATAAAGGCTGCCCTGGGATTCCTCCTGCTTAAGCGCCGCTTTCGCCCCGATCTGGCCATCGCACATTTCGACCGGGCGTTGGAGCTGGGGCTGAACGATGCGGAACTGCACGGCAACCGCGGCATCGCGCTTCAAGACCTCGGCCGTATCGACGAAGCTCTGGCCAGTTACGAAAAGGCATTGGCGCTGGAACCGGAAAACCGTTCGATACGCTTTCACCGCGCTCTCGCAAGGCTGCTGGTCCACGATTTCGAGAATGGGTGGGCCGACTACGAACTCCGCCTGCTCAGCGAGGATCGCCCCAAGCGTCCGTTCCCGTTTCCGCGCTGGGGCGGATCCAGCCTGAGCGGCAAGACCATTCTGGTTTATGCCGAGCAGGGCCTGGGCGATGAAATCATGTTCGCCTCCTGCCTGCCCGACGTCATCGCCCAGGCCGGGCATTGCGTGATCGAATGCCACGAGAAGCTGGCGCCGATCTTCCGGCGCTCCTTCCCGACGGCCACCGTGCATGGCGGCAGCCAGCACGACGAACCGGCCTGGCTGTCCCGGCTGCCGCCGATCGATTGCTGTGTCCCGATCGGCAGCCTGCCTCTGCATTTCCGTAGACGCTTGGAGGATTTCCCGCATCACGGTGGCTACCTCAGAGCGGACGAGGCGCGCGTGTCACACTGGCGCCGGTCGTTGGCTGAGCTCGGCCCTGGCTTGAAGGTCGGCATCGCCTGGAGGGGCGGTACCCGCCAGACCCGCCAGAGCTACCGTTCCATTCCTTTGGAAGCGCTCGCGCCGGTGCTCGAACTCGCCGGGGCGCATTTCATCAGCCTGCAATACGACGAATGCCGGCACGAGATCGCAACGCTCGAGGCGGCACAGGGTTTGGCCATCCATCATTTCCCTGCGGCCATTGCCGATTACGACGAAACGGCCGCGCTCCTCGGTGCGCTCGATCTGGTCATCAGCGTCTGCACGGCGGCGGTTCACCTGGGCGGCGCACTGGGGCGGCCGGTGTGGGTCATGGCGCCGGCCGGCCCGGAATGGCGGTATGGAATCGGCGAAGGTGCCATGCCTTGGTATCCAACCTGCCGCGTCTTCAGGCAGGCGGTGCCGTTTGCTTGGGAGGAAGTCATTCTTCGCGTGAAAAATGAATTGAGCGCGTATCTCGATGAAAATTAG